One Cellulomonas sp. NS3 genomic region harbors:
- a CDS encoding alpha/beta fold hydrolase, protein MATFVLIHGAGDVGWYWHLVEAELRARGHDVVAPDLPCDDDTAGLVEYTDAVVAAVERSRAEAEPPGLSPDLVVVAQSFGGFTAPLVCERLPARLLVLVAAMIPAPGEVPAEHTENTRYADDAWDGYGDETEVFYPDVPRALALEAQRRAPRQSEARMHEPSPLRAWPHVPTRVLLCRDDRVLTARYLRRVARERLGITPDEIDGGHTPALSRPRELADRLEAYAAEQGLAGTGPQPGRT, encoded by the coding sequence ATGGCCACGTTCGTCCTGATCCACGGAGCCGGCGACGTCGGCTGGTACTGGCACCTCGTCGAGGCGGAGCTGCGTGCGCGGGGCCACGACGTCGTCGCGCCCGACCTCCCGTGCGACGACGACACCGCGGGGCTCGTCGAGTACACCGACGCCGTCGTGGCGGCGGTCGAGCGGTCCCGCGCCGAGGCGGAGCCACCGGGCCTGAGTCCCGACCTCGTCGTCGTCGCGCAGTCGTTCGGCGGCTTCACCGCGCCGCTGGTCTGCGAGCGCCTCCCGGCGCGGCTGCTCGTGCTCGTCGCCGCGATGATCCCCGCGCCCGGCGAGGTCCCCGCGGAGCACACCGAGAACACCCGCTACGCCGACGACGCGTGGGACGGCTACGGCGACGAGACCGAGGTCTTCTACCCCGACGTGCCGCGCGCCCTCGCGCTCGAGGCGCAGCGCCGGGCGCCCCGGCAGTCGGAGGCCCGGATGCACGAGCCGTCGCCCCTGCGCGCGTGGCCCCACGTCCCGACGCGCGTGCTGCTGTGCCGCGACGACCGCGTGCTCACGGCACGGTACCTGCGGCGCGTCGCCCGCGAGCGCCTCGGCATCACGCCGGACGAGATCGACGGCGGGCACACCCCGGCGCTGAGCCGCCCGCGCGAGCTCGCCGACCGCCTCGAGGCCTACGCGGCCGAGCAGGGGCTCGCCGGGACCGGTCCACAGCCGGGGCGGACGTGA
- a CDS encoding GGDEF domain-containing protein, which translates to MDDAPAARTGTSWGDIGAKSWSDAPVGRWVDVHTHELFGPRDAVAAGRTASVMCLVGGVATVALETLPRVLGDYQGSAASVAWTAVGALVMVGLALLLRRRPEIVPGPAYTALCLAALVVNTTTSNLTGNSTFGGLAWFMLPVIFAAAHLRHLVAWTVSVLALVGSSTVILATQPSGSAAADLASMAAVVVMTTTALRAAVRHQDELVCRLSQVASSDSLTGLATRRVLEQSAELLRTEAGTAARQRSTQPAEGAGLVLVDLDRFKQLNDTHGHPVGDAALVHVAQLVRSVVRGGGTVARIGGDELAVLLPGPRDGVVDLARALHATVRETPFVAPAGNLPMTVSIGVAHTREPCDLDHLYAAADAALYEAKVAGRDRVVVADAGPGGPEIR; encoded by the coding sequence GTGGACGACGCCCCGGCCGCGCGGACGGGCACGTCCTGGGGTGACATCGGCGCGAAGAGCTGGAGCGACGCGCCGGTCGGCCGATGGGTCGACGTGCACACCCACGAGCTGTTCGGCCCCCGCGACGCTGTCGCCGCCGGGCGGACCGCCTCGGTGATGTGTCTCGTGGGTGGCGTCGCGACGGTCGCGCTCGAGACCCTGCCGCGGGTGCTGGGCGACTACCAGGGCTCCGCGGCGAGCGTCGCGTGGACGGCGGTCGGTGCGCTCGTCATGGTCGGGCTCGCGCTGCTCCTGCGCCGCCGGCCGGAGATCGTGCCGGGACCGGCGTACACGGCACTGTGCCTGGCCGCGCTCGTGGTCAACACCACGACGTCGAACCTGACCGGGAACTCGACCTTCGGCGGGCTCGCGTGGTTCATGCTCCCCGTGATCTTCGCCGCGGCGCACCTGCGCCACCTCGTCGCCTGGACCGTCTCCGTCCTCGCGCTCGTCGGGTCGTCCACGGTCATCCTCGCGACCCAGCCCTCGGGTTCGGCCGCTGCCGACCTGGCGTCCATGGCTGCGGTCGTCGTGATGACGACGACGGCGCTCCGGGCGGCGGTCCGGCACCAGGACGAGCTCGTCTGCCGGCTGAGCCAGGTCGCGTCGAGCGACTCGCTCACAGGGCTCGCCACCCGACGCGTCCTGGAGCAGTCGGCGGAGCTGCTGCGCACGGAGGCGGGCACGGCGGCACGGCAGCGCTCAACGCAGCCTGCCGAGGGCGCGGGGCTCGTCCTCGTCGACCTCGATCGCTTCAAGCAGCTCAACGACACCCACGGCCACCCGGTCGGCGATGCCGCCCTCGTGCACGTCGCCCAGCTCGTCCGGTCCGTCGTGCGCGGCGGTGGCACGGTTGCCCGGATCGGCGGCGACGAGCTCGCGGTCCTCCTCCCGGGCCCGCGGGACGGCGTGGTCGACCTGGCGCGTGCCCTGCACGCCACCGTCCGGGAGACCCCGTTCGTCGCCCCCGCGGGGAACCTCCCGATGACGGTCAGCATCGGTGTCGCGCACACGCGCGAGCCGTGCGACCTCGATCACCTCTACGCCGCGGCGGACGCCGCGCTCTACGAGGCCAAGGTCGCCGGGCGCGACCGTGTGGTCGTCGCGGACGCCGGTCCTGGCGGACCTGAGATCCGCTGA
- a CDS encoding bifunctional metallophosphatase/5'-nucleotidase: protein MGNGPLVRGALAAVVATTLAGLAVATTGSTATADRGGYRPRTVDVQLLALNDFHGALEPPSGSAGRVQVGPAVGTDPAPTVDAGGAEYLATQLAQLAAEQRKRHTITVAAGDLIGASPLLSAAFHDEPTIESLGLAGLDYASVGNHEFDEGAAELLRIQRGGCHPVDGCADGTPYAGADFQYLSANAFVTATGEPLLPPYAIHRVGAVRVGFIGMTLEGTADIVSQEGVAGLEFTDEVATANRYAAQLQRRGVEAIVVLLHEGGTQTGPDAWDVDGCAGLTGPIVEIAAGFSDAIDVVVSGHTHQAYRCDLDGTLVTSAGSNGRLVTDIDLTVDRRTGDVVTATADNVVVTRDVAPDARQSALIARYGEVLGPIADEVVGETTTALTREQETLLPGALGESALGDVIADAQLDATDDEAGAVAALMNPGGVRADLDAGPVTYEEAFTVQPFANNLVTLDLTGAQLQCVLEQQLQVGRTLYPSATLTYAVDPAGTTAPAGTDPCTGTRVVDATVAIGGVPVDAAATYRITVNSFLAGGGDGFSTLTLGTNRTTGPIDLDALIAYLGANRPLAAPTDDRIIVTG from the coding sequence ATGGGGAACGGACCTCTCGTGCGTGGGGCGCTCGCCGCCGTCGTCGCGACGACGCTGGCGGGCCTCGCCGTGGCGACGACCGGCAGCACCGCGACCGCCGACCGGGGCGGGTACCGGCCCCGCACCGTCGACGTGCAGCTGCTGGCGCTCAACGACTTCCACGGGGCGCTCGAGCCGCCGTCGGGGTCGGCCGGCCGCGTGCAGGTCGGCCCGGCGGTGGGCACCGACCCGGCGCCGACGGTGGACGCGGGCGGCGCGGAGTACCTCGCGACCCAGCTCGCGCAGCTCGCGGCGGAGCAGCGCAAGCGCCACACCATCACGGTCGCGGCCGGTGACCTCATCGGGGCGTCGCCCCTGCTCTCGGCGGCGTTCCACGACGAGCCGACGATCGAGTCGCTCGGCCTCGCGGGCCTCGACTACGCGAGCGTCGGGAACCACGAGTTCGACGAGGGCGCCGCCGAGCTGCTGCGGATCCAGCGGGGCGGTTGCCACCCGGTCGACGGCTGCGCCGACGGGACGCCGTACGCGGGTGCCGACTTCCAGTACCTGTCCGCCAACGCCTTCGTGACGGCGACCGGCGAGCCGCTGCTGCCGCCGTACGCGATCCACCGCGTCGGCGCCGTGCGCGTCGGGTTCATCGGCATGACGCTCGAGGGCACGGCGGACATCGTGAGCCAGGAGGGCGTCGCCGGTCTGGAGTTCACCGACGAGGTCGCCACCGCCAACCGGTACGCCGCGCAGCTGCAGCGGCGCGGCGTCGAGGCGATCGTCGTCCTGCTGCACGAGGGCGGCACGCAGACCGGTCCGGACGCCTGGGACGTCGACGGGTGCGCGGGCCTGACCGGCCCGATCGTCGAGATCGCCGCAGGCTTCAGCGACGCCATCGACGTCGTGGTGAGCGGGCACACCCACCAGGCGTACCGCTGCGACCTGGACGGCACGCTCGTCACGAGCGCCGGCTCGAACGGGCGGCTCGTCACCGACATCGACCTCACGGTCGACCGCCGCACCGGCGACGTGGTGACCGCCACCGCCGACAACGTGGTCGTCACGCGTGACGTCGCACCCGACGCCCGGCAGTCCGCGCTCATCGCGCGGTACGGCGAGGTGCTCGGCCCGATCGCCGACGAGGTGGTCGGCGAGACCACGACCGCGCTCACGCGCGAGCAGGAGACCCTGCTCCCGGGCGCTCTCGGGGAGTCCGCGCTGGGCGACGTGATCGCCGACGCGCAGCTCGACGCGACGGACGACGAGGCGGGCGCGGTCGCCGCGCTGATGAACCCGGGCGGTGTCCGGGCCGACCTCGACGCGGGCCCGGTCACGTACGAGGAGGCGTTCACGGTGCAGCCGTTCGCGAACAACCTCGTGACGCTCGACCTGACGGGTGCCCAGCTGCAGTGCGTGCTCGAGCAGCAGCTCCAGGTCGGCCGCACCCTGTACCCGTCCGCCACGCTGACCTACGCCGTCGACCCGGCGGGCACGACGGCACCCGCGGGCACGGACCCGTGCACGGGCACCCGGGTCGTCGACGCGACGGTGGCGATCGGCGGGGTCCCCGTCGACGCGGCCGCCACCTACCGGATCACCGTGAACAGCTTCCTCGCAGGCGGCGGCGACGGCTTCAGCACGCTGACGCTGGGAACGAACCGGACGACGGGTCCGATCGACCTCGACGCCCTGATCGCCTACCTGGGCGCGAACCGTCCGCTCGCCGCCCCGACCGACGACCGCATCATCGTCACCGGCTGA
- a CDS encoding LCP family protein encodes MNPSSGVSTTTGAPARPFAVLVVGTRNVCRSPAAERLLRARLGEHGDVVILSAGTEATADGDLPAPLVEHLGSVGADADAHEARELDPELVRSADVVLTATRQERAAVVRTVPSAIRRTFTLRELARVARALGPEVLPEGDVAGRLSALVDAAARHRTPTSPRAAGDDDLLDPYGRDEAAYATAFDQVLAAVEGIAETVRPELAAEHPAPGHDERPLPAVRAGRSVLRTVALAALVSLLLLVVAGTTGALVAVDRLDSRVQRFPDPFADLPTRPPAPAPPAAGSTTEPALTVLVLGASADDAGGDGASGDAAGPGGAAGTDVVLLAHVAADRRSAQVVALPPDLHVGVPGSEPAPLRSAAALGGPPGAVQAVEQLTGVRVDHVALTDAETFARVTETLGGVDLDVTDDVVVRGRVAVPTGRHRLTGGLALAWMQDTDDDAARAERGQLWLRAILDRLGHDDVRSDPTTWLALLDVLSGSVAVDEGLDRGAMLGLLTSLRTLRPGDVQVVTAPTTAGTAADGSPTVVPDPGPFAALMDALRSDTLDEHLAGAPG; translated from the coding sequence GTGAACCCGTCCTCCGGGGTCTCGACCACGACCGGGGCACCGGCCCGCCCGTTCGCGGTGCTCGTGGTCGGCACGCGCAACGTGTGCCGCTCACCCGCCGCCGAGCGGCTCCTGCGCGCGCGGCTCGGCGAGCACGGTGACGTCGTGATCCTGAGCGCGGGGACGGAGGCGACGGCCGACGGTGACCTGCCCGCACCGCTCGTCGAGCACCTCGGCTCCGTGGGCGCGGACGCGGACGCGCACGAGGCGCGCGAGCTCGACCCGGAGCTCGTGCGCTCGGCGGACGTCGTCCTGACCGCGACGCGGCAGGAGCGCGCCGCGGTCGTGCGCACAGTGCCCTCGGCCATCCGGCGCACGTTCACGCTGCGGGAGCTCGCCCGCGTGGCGCGTGCCCTGGGTCCGGAGGTCCTCCCCGAGGGCGACGTCGCGGGACGCCTGTCCGCGCTCGTCGACGCCGCGGCCCGGCACCGCACGCCGACCTCTCCGCGCGCCGCCGGCGACGACGACCTGCTCGACCCCTACGGCCGCGACGAGGCCGCGTACGCGACCGCGTTCGACCAGGTGCTCGCCGCGGTCGAGGGCATCGCGGAGACGGTCCGCCCCGAGCTCGCCGCCGAGCACCCCGCCCCGGGGCACGACGAGCGCCCGCTGCCGGCCGTGCGCGCCGGGCGGAGCGTCCTGCGGACCGTCGCCCTCGCCGCCCTCGTGTCCCTGCTGCTGCTCGTCGTCGCGGGGACGACCGGCGCCCTCGTCGCGGTCGACCGCCTGGACAGCCGGGTCCAGCGCTTCCCGGACCCGTTCGCGGACCTTCCCACGCGTCCGCCGGCGCCCGCTCCCCCGGCCGCGGGCTCGACCACCGAGCCGGCGCTCACGGTCCTCGTGCTCGGCGCCAGCGCGGACGACGCGGGTGGGGACGGCGCGAGTGGGGACGCCGCCGGCCCGGGCGGCGCCGCCGGGACGGACGTCGTGCTGCTCGCCCACGTCGCCGCGGACCGCCGCAGCGCGCAGGTCGTCGCGCTCCCCCCGGACCTCCACGTCGGGGTCCCGGGCTCCGAGCCCGCACCGCTGCGCTCGGCGGCCGCGCTCGGCGGGCCCCCGGGTGCGGTGCAGGCCGTCGAACAGCTCACGGGCGTGCGCGTCGACCACGTCGCGCTGACCGACGCCGAGACCTTCGCGCGGGTCACCGAGACGCTCGGCGGGGTCGACCTCGACGTGACGGACGACGTCGTGGTCCGCGGCCGCGTCGCGGTCCCGACCGGCCGGCACCGGCTGACCGGCGGCCTCGCCCTCGCGTGGATGCAGGACACCGACGACGACGCCGCCCGGGCCGAGCGCGGGCAGCTCTGGCTGCGCGCGATCCTCGACCGGCTCGGCCACGACGACGTCCGCTCCGACCCGACGACGTGGCTCGCGCTGCTCGACGTCCTGTCGGGCTCGGTGGCGGTCGACGAGGGCCTCGACCGCGGCGCGATGCTGGGCCTGCTCACGAGCCTGCGCACGCTGCGACCCGGCGACGTCCAGGTGGTCACGGCCCCGACGACGGCCGGCACCGCCGCGGACGGCTCCCCGACCGTGGTGCCGGACCCCGGCCCGTTCGCCGCACTCATGGACGCGCTGCGCTCCGACACCCTCGACGAGCACCTGGCCGGGGCACCGGGCTGA
- a CDS encoding class I SAM-dependent methyltransferase, which yields MTGDPSRAGDAAQADDTAVAGGYDAELRRYDPVLRSAAAVRRGERVLDIGCGAGRTTRDAARASVTGRALGVDVSAPAIARARATARTEGPDTVAFEEGDAQVHPLPSDGFDVAISRFGTMFFDDPVAAFGNVRRALAPAGRLAMLVWQAPGRNAWHVELRAALDGPDGPADARGPASGPRSVPDPFSLGEPDVVRAVLRAAGFADVALADVREPLCFGPDVPSALAWVRGFTCTASALAGLDADATARALDRLRATLAGHQRDDGVWFDGRAWLVTARRDA from the coding sequence GTGACGGGCGATCCCTCGAGAGCCGGCGACGCCGCGCAGGCCGACGACACCGCGGTGGCCGGCGGCTACGACGCGGAGCTGCGCCGCTACGACCCGGTGCTCCGCAGCGCCGCGGCGGTGCGGCGGGGCGAGCGCGTGCTCGACATCGGCTGCGGGGCGGGCCGGACCACGCGGGACGCCGCCCGCGCGTCGGTGACCGGGCGCGCGCTCGGCGTCGACGTGTCAGCGCCCGCGATCGCGCGTGCCCGGGCGACCGCCCGCACGGAGGGGCCGGACACCGTGGCGTTCGAGGAGGGTGACGCGCAGGTGCACCCGCTCCCGTCCGACGGCTTCGACGTCGCGATCAGCAGGTTCGGCACGATGTTCTTCGACGATCCCGTGGCGGCGTTCGGGAACGTGCGCCGCGCCCTGGCTCCCGCCGGGCGGCTGGCGATGCTCGTCTGGCAGGCGCCGGGGCGCAACGCGTGGCACGTCGAGCTCCGGGCGGCGCTCGACGGTCCCGACGGCCCGGCCGACGCCCGGGGGCCCGCGTCGGGGCCGCGCTCGGTCCCTGACCCGTTCTCGCTCGGCGAGCCGGACGTGGTCCGCGCCGTCCTGCGCGCGGCGGGGTTCGCCGACGTCGCCCTGGCGGACGTGCGCGAGCCCCTGTGCTTCGGCCCCGACGTGCCCTCGGCCCTCGCCTGGGTCCGCGGCTTCACGTGCACCGCCTCCGCCCTCGCGGGCCTCGACGCCGACGCGACCGCCCGCGCCCTCGACCGTCTCCGTGCGACGCTCGCCGGCCACCAGCGCGACGACGGCGTCTGGTTCGACGGCCGCGCCTGGCTCGTCACCGCGCGTCGCGACGCGTGA
- a CDS encoding LacI family DNA-binding transcriptional regulator: MPGVTGADVARESGVSRTTVSYVLNARPDVAIPEATRKRVRDAAARLGYTPSVAGRALRMGRSDLVLCVLPNWPVGPVIDTLLDHLASELADRGLSMLVHHDRGRRPIGELWRAVTPRAVVGLTAFTDDEEQAMRRAGIQVLTSSLDEDPHPESFSVPQTGIGRLQVEHLAGRGHRVLGYAAPADERLAAFADRRLAGARLACEAHGLPEPQPHAVELDVASATAAVRAWRAGPEPVTGVVAYNDEVALAVLAALRAEGLRIPEEVAVIGVDDIPAAGLAAPALTTVWQATDAQAEHLTRAVLAALDGSSVSLRAPDDLFHVVQRAST, encoded by the coding sequence GTGCCAGGCGTCACCGGTGCCGATGTGGCGCGCGAGAGCGGCGTGTCTCGGACGACCGTGAGCTACGTCCTCAACGCCCGCCCCGACGTGGCGATCCCCGAGGCGACGCGCAAGCGGGTCCGCGACGCGGCCGCGCGCCTCGGCTACACCCCGTCGGTCGCGGGCCGCGCGCTGCGCATGGGCCGCAGCGACCTCGTGCTCTGCGTCCTGCCGAACTGGCCGGTCGGCCCGGTCATCGACACGCTGCTCGACCACCTCGCGAGCGAGCTCGCCGACCGGGGGCTGTCGATGCTCGTGCACCACGACCGCGGTCGCCGGCCCATCGGCGAGCTGTGGCGCGCCGTGACCCCGCGCGCGGTCGTCGGGCTCACGGCGTTCACGGACGACGAGGAGCAGGCGATGCGCCGCGCCGGGATCCAGGTGCTCACGAGCTCGCTCGACGAGGACCCGCACCCCGAGAGCTTCTCGGTGCCGCAGACGGGGATCGGCCGGCTGCAGGTCGAGCACCTCGCCGGGCGGGGGCACCGCGTGCTCGGGTACGCCGCGCCGGCCGACGAGCGCCTCGCCGCGTTCGCCGACCGGCGGCTCGCCGGTGCGCGGCTCGCGTGCGAGGCCCACGGGCTGCCGGAGCCGCAGCCGCACGCGGTCGAGCTCGACGTCGCGTCCGCGACCGCCGCGGTGCGCGCCTGGCGGGCGGGGCCCGAGCCGGTCACGGGCGTGGTCGCGTACAACGACGAGGTCGCGCTCGCGGTCCTCGCGGCCCTGCGCGCGGAGGGTCTGCGGATCCCCGAGGAGGTCGCGGTGATCGGGGTGGACGACATCCCCGCGGCCGGGCTCGCGGCGCCGGCGCTCACGACGGTGTGGCAGGCGACGGACGCGCAGGCCGAGCACCTCACGCGCGCCGTGCTCGCGGCCCTCGACGGCTCGAGCGTGTCGCTGCGGGCGCCGGACGACCTCTTCCACGTGGTGCAGCGCGCCTCGACGTGA
- a CDS encoding SixA phosphatase family protein translates to MFVLVRHAHAGDKHRWAGPDVARPLTHRGQVSAAHVADVLAGLGVTRLLSSPALRCVQTLTPTAGRTSIPIETIQALGVGAPVAELLVLLRSRAVVGAALCTHGETLADLSTAWLGSESVRVDDAGPGEGLTSTPKGACWVVENYPGRDATARYVPPAAGETDEPSPRP, encoded by the coding sequence ATGTTCGTTCTGGTGCGCCACGCGCACGCGGGCGACAAGCACCGCTGGGCCGGACCTGACGTCGCACGCCCGCTCACGCACCGCGGCCAGGTGAGCGCCGCCCACGTCGCCGACGTGCTCGCCGGCCTCGGCGTCACGCGCCTGCTCAGCAGCCCGGCGCTGCGGTGCGTGCAGACGCTGACGCCGACGGCCGGGCGCACGTCGATCCCCATCGAGACGATCCAGGCGCTCGGGGTCGGGGCCCCCGTCGCCGAGCTCCTGGTGCTCCTGCGGTCGCGGGCCGTCGTGGGAGCGGCGCTCTGCACGCACGGGGAGACCCTCGCTGACCTGTCCACGGCGTGGCTCGGCTCGGAGTCGGTCCGCGTCGACGACGCCGGTCCGGGCGAGGGGCTCACGTCCACCCCCAAGGGCGCGTGCTGGGTCGTCGAGAACTATCCCGGCCGGGACGCGACGGCGCGCTACGTGCCTCCCGCAGCCGGGGAGACCGACGAACCGAGCCCGCGGCCGTGA
- a CDS encoding helix-turn-helix transcriptional regulator, with amino-acid sequence MTRPTARVLAMLELLQTGGQRTVGDLAARLGVDERTVRRYAEHLADLGIPVQAQRGRYGGYRLSPGYKLPPLMLTDDEAVAVVLGLRVAERAGLATTDHAATASALAKVSRVLPRALGRRLDSLLATAQFTTPVRATAPAGADTLLGLASAAQARRTVVITYTAWDGRESQRELDVYGLVFHSARWYVTGHDYGRDDVRTFRLDRIASVTLGDGSYVVPADFDARTQVVSGIAAVRWSHEVSVVLRTTLADARERLPRSAGRLSEHVDGVLLETRAERLDGMARMLAGLGWDFEVITPDALRDEVLALSDRLRVSAVRDATASTTAAPQGL; translated from the coding sequence GTGACCCGCCCGACCGCTCGCGTGCTCGCCATGCTGGAGCTGCTCCAGACGGGCGGACAGCGCACGGTCGGCGATCTCGCTGCTCGGCTCGGGGTCGACGAGCGCACGGTCCGGCGCTATGCCGAGCACCTCGCCGACCTCGGCATCCCGGTGCAGGCGCAGCGGGGCCGGTACGGCGGCTACCGGCTCTCACCGGGCTACAAGCTGCCGCCGCTGATGCTGACCGACGACGAGGCCGTCGCCGTCGTCCTGGGCCTCAGGGTCGCGGAGCGCGCCGGGCTTGCCACCACCGACCACGCAGCGACGGCGAGCGCCCTGGCCAAGGTGTCGCGTGTGCTGCCGCGTGCGCTGGGACGGCGGCTCGACAGTCTGCTGGCGACCGCACAGTTCACGACCCCGGTGCGCGCCACCGCTCCCGCCGGCGCCGACACGCTGCTCGGTCTGGCCTCGGCTGCGCAAGCGCGGCGCACCGTCGTGATCACGTACACCGCCTGGGACGGGCGGGAGTCGCAGCGGGAGCTCGATGTCTACGGCTTGGTCTTCCACTCCGCCCGGTGGTACGTCACCGGACACGACTACGGCCGTGACGACGTGCGGACCTTCCGCTTGGACCGCATCGCCTCCGTCACGCTGGGCGACGGCTCCTACGTCGTGCCCGCTGACTTCGACGCCAGAACGCAGGTCGTGTCGGGCATCGCGGCGGTCAGGTGGTCGCACGAGGTCTCCGTCGTGCTGCGGACCACCCTTGCGGATGCGCGCGAGCGACTGCCCCGGAGTGCGGGACGGCTGAGCGAGCACGTCGACGGTGTGCTCCTCGAGACGCGCGCCGAGCGCCTGGACGGGATGGCCCGCATGCTGGCCGGGCTCGGCTGGGACTTCGAGGTGATCACCCCGGACGCCCTGCGCGACGAGGTGCTCGCTCTCTCCGACCGCCTCCGAGTCAGCGCGGTGCGTGACGCCACCGCCAGCACCACGGCTGCACCGCAGGGTCTTTGA
- a CDS encoding zinc-dependent metalloprotease family protein, whose amino-acid sequence MHQSQAPQPTAGLPPSHHRPRTALATLTGLLLALAAATPAAAGTDTPAASSPSTVVGTYEIRQVDPPVHPADRPGPGARAATPHAAHDEALPQDATQEFVRLADGDRVRVEADPALLDDVVPGQRVAVTGTVTTAPPDATEETPTIDATAVRELTAAAAPLMSEEDTVAVVLLRLGDAGPAPMSVDEVRDLVFTGPGSVASFFRESSWSQLELRGRDRPDGDVYGYLTVPADTPCSAEEQAGFAAVQAAGIDLTGYDRVAFLLDSADRGCWFGGWAYIGGQVSVNLFSGPDATRAVLQHELGHNLGLGHASALQCTTPAGLPSAIEEDGGSCRVEEYGDPFDTMGNAFNQMEFSARHKARLGWIPEANVTTVTASGTYTLAPSEVRTDQPQLLRIPLASGLSYDVDVRRPHGLWDAKVADYPALMDGVTIRRGDGWAGSLLDTMPGGGVDDAPLRVGQTFTDRASGVRIRTEQSGPEGAVVHVELGARTQTPHLMGTHNAWTPAPMTEVPGAPGTWTAQAQFGEEPDERFRIVVLPDGGAYGDAEPDGVADQDGADVRVPAAGTYTVTFDLASLRYTVVRDAGGGGDFVSTYPAMTLRGISTGWAAVPMELVADHTWRVTTAFGAHPVEDFLFDVDGTGATVFGDPGNDGVAEQGAPNVLMTQGPARYEVTFRDDTLAYGVVRVW is encoded by the coding sequence ATGCACCAGAGCCAGGCGCCGCAGCCCACCGCCGGACTGCCGCCTTCGCACCACCGACCACGCACGGCCCTCGCGACCCTGACCGGTCTCCTCCTCGCGCTCGCCGCTGCGACGCCCGCTGCGGCGGGCACGGACACCCCCGCCGCGTCATCGCCGAGCACGGTCGTCGGGACCTACGAGATCCGCCAGGTCGACCCGCCCGTCCACCCGGCCGACCGACCGGGACCCGGCGCACGCGCCGCGACCCCCCACGCCGCGCACGACGAGGCGCTGCCCCAGGACGCGACCCAGGAGTTCGTGCGCCTGGCCGACGGCGACCGCGTGCGCGTCGAGGCCGACCCGGCGCTGCTCGACGACGTCGTCCCCGGCCAGCGCGTCGCGGTCACCGGGACCGTGACCACGGCGCCGCCGGACGCGACGGAGGAGACCCCGACGATCGACGCGACCGCCGTCCGCGAGCTGACCGCCGCCGCCGCACCGCTCATGTCGGAGGAGGACACCGTCGCCGTCGTCCTGCTGCGCCTCGGGGACGCGGGGCCGGCGCCGATGTCCGTCGACGAGGTCCGCGACCTCGTCTTCACCGGCCCCGGCTCCGTCGCGAGCTTCTTCCGCGAGAGCTCGTGGTCCCAGCTCGAGCTGCGCGGGCGCGACCGTCCCGACGGCGACGTGTACGGCTACCTGACCGTTCCCGCCGACACCCCGTGCTCCGCGGAGGAGCAGGCCGGGTTCGCCGCCGTGCAGGCCGCCGGGATCGACCTGACCGGGTACGACCGCGTGGCGTTCCTGCTCGACTCCGCGGACCGCGGCTGCTGGTTCGGCGGCTGGGCGTACATCGGCGGGCAGGTGTCGGTGAACCTGTTCAGCGGCCCCGACGCGACGCGCGCGGTCCTCCAGCACGAGCTCGGGCACAACCTCGGCCTCGGGCACGCGTCCGCGCTCCAGTGCACCACCCCGGCCGGCCTCCCGAGCGCGATCGAGGAGGACGGCGGCTCGTGCCGGGTCGAGGAGTACGGGGACCCGTTCGACACGATGGGCAACGCCTTCAACCAGATGGAGTTCTCGGCCCGCCACAAGGCCCGCCTCGGCTGGATCCCGGAGGCCAACGTGACGACCGTGACCGCGTCGGGCACGTACACGCTCGCCCCCTCGGAGGTGCGGACCGACCAGCCCCAGCTCCTGCGCATCCCGCTCGCGTCGGGCCTGTCCTACGACGTCGACGTCCGGCGCCCGCACGGGCTATGGGACGCGAAGGTCGCCGACTACCCGGCGCTGATGGACGGGGTGACGATCCGCCGGGGCGACGGCTGGGCGGGCTCGCTCCTCGACACGATGCCCGGCGGCGGGGTCGACGACGCACCGCTGCGCGTCGGTCAGACGTTCACCGACCGGGCGTCGGGCGTCCGGATCCGCACCGAGCAGTCGGGGCCCGAGGGCGCGGTCGTGCACGTCGAGCTGGGCGCGCGGACGCAGACCCCGCACCTGATGGGCACCCACAACGCCTGGACGCCGGCGCCGATGACCGAGGTCCCCGGCGCACCCGGCACCTGGACCGCCCAGGCGCAGTTCGGCGAGGAGCCGGACGAACGCTTCCGGATCGTGGTCCTGCCGGACGGTGGCGCCTACGGAGACGCCGAGCCGGACGGCGTCGCCGACCAGGACGGAGCGGACGTCCGGGTGCCCGCGGCCGGCACGTACACCGTGACGTTCGACCTCGCCTCGCTCCGGTACACCGTGGTCCGCGACGCGGGCGGTGGTGGAGACTTCGTCAGCACGTACCCCGCGATGACGCTCCGGGGGATCAGCACCGGGTGGGCGGCGGTCCCGATGGAGCTCGTCGCCGACCACACCTGGCGGGTCACCACCGCGTTCGGCGCGCACCCGGTGGAGGACTTCCTGTTCGACGTGGACGGCACCGGGGCGACGGTCTTCGGCGACCCCGGGAACGACGGTGTCGCCGAGCAGGGGGCGCCGAACGTCCTGATGACGCAGGGCCCGGCGCGCTACGAGGTGACGTTCCGGGACGACACCCTGGCCTACGGCGTGGTCCGGGTCTGGTGA